The genomic region TCCAATCGAAACAGATCGATCGAGAAGCCGGCTAGAGAGGGAAACatctggagagagagagagagagaggagcttCGCTCGCTGGATTGGCGAAGATGGTGAGCAAAACGGAAGAAACCCAATTGAACAGACTTGAGAACCAGGTCGATAATGGAGGAGGAGGGGCCTGGGAGTACCTCTGCTTGGTCCGAAAGCTCAAGGTCCGCCGCTCCGAGAAGGTCTTGAAGTATGGCCTCTCGATCTTGAACGACCTCAAAAAAAGATCCAGTCTCGGCACGGAAGGTGAGTTTTTGAGCTTCGTATTGTTGTTCCATCTGGGTTTTTTGTTAGTTCAATTGGGTTGTGATTAATTTGCTTGTTTTTGTGATCGTGATTGCTTGATTTGAATTGGGCATGGATTAGAATTGCTTACTGATGAAAAACTATGGACTCTCTGCAAtttggtgtttttaaatttgtgtAAGTTCAATTTGGTTTGTAGTTATTTTGCAGTTAATTTGTCATATAAGCTTAATTTGAATTTGTGTGATCAAGAAATGGATTTGATTGTTCGAATTTGATGTTTTCGGTTAGTTTAACTTTGCCATGAGTATTGTGCAACAAGCATCCTCCGATTTGGATTTTGGAGTTCTTCTTTATTGGGGGGAGATTTTGGGTTCTGACTAACAAGTAGTATGTATTTTTTGATGTAGAGTGGACTTTATATGAGCAAGTGGCAATTGCAGCCATGGACTGCCAGTCTCTTAATGTTGCAAAGGTGTGATATGTTTTTTGGCTTACACTTCTGAAATTGCATAGCTTTTATTTTCGAACTTTAAACTTTCCGCTTGCCCACTTGGGAGGGGGGAAGATACTGAAATTGTTTTATAACCTACCCTGGATTTGAGAATCGTAAGATTTGTGTAAGGCGAATGTGATATATTCTGCTATCTCATGCCTGCCTTACCTGAACTTTTGCAGGACTGCATTAGGCTTTTACGTAAGGCATTTCCAGAAAGTAAAAGAGTTGGTAAGTTGATTAACTGATTTGAATCATGTGTGTAATTCTGATTTTAGATCCGATAGTGGTGTCAACATAATTGGCTAAacatttttttaggaaaattttTTTGGCTAATCGGCGTGGAAATTAATACTTTTAGTTTTAGCTCTTGCTGTATGGTGGCTTAGCTATTTGTTTTGGCACAAATCACAGGTAGGCTAGAGGCTATGTTGCTAGAGGCAAAGGGATCTTGGGCAGAGGCAGAAAAGGCTTACTCAAGCTTTTTGGAGGAAAATCCACTCGATCAAGTAATCCATATAAAAACTCTTCATGGAAGGATCAATCGACATTTTTGAAGATGGATCATGTCACTTTATATTTGTTAAATAGCATGTTCTTTTTTCGAGCAAAGATAAATGAAAAATGGTTATGTAAgttcaaattatttttgttatgcaGGTGATACATAAGAGAAGAGTGGCTATGGCAAAGGCACAAGGAGACACTTCAGGAGCCATTGAGTGGCTTAATAAATATCTGGAAATGTAAGGCGTATATTAAATTccttagaagaaaaatatttttatgtcaCCAAAAAATATTTGCTAAGTTGTATTTTCCCCTTTCGACAGATTTATGGCTGATCATGATGCATGGAGAGAGCTGGCTGAAATCTATGTTTCGTTGCAGATGTATGTTTTCAGCAGACTTATAGAAACCTCTTGTCTTCAAGAATCAAACTACATATGTTTTGTtgctaagttttttttttttatgtaaactaGGTACAAGCAAGCTGCGTTCTGCTATGAGGAGCTGATATTATCGCAACCTACTGTTCCTCTTCACCACTTGGCTTATGCTGATGTAAGTTTTTCTTCGGCCTTTTACTGGCCAGTAATTCCTGTTTGCATTATAGAAATGTTTGTGTGCTGGTTTTTCACGACTAAAAAatttattgttcattaaaaaaagcTTCATATGTACCCTTTCGTTGATAgctgtaaaaaccaaaaaataaccTAAAATCTTCTTTTGTATCCCCCAAATTACTGCAATACTATACCAGACTTCTTAATTAGCAATGAATTATCGGCTTACAAATAAAGGAAATGTTTTGCATCAGCACTGGCTTCTCTTATTTAaaatttgtgatttgaatgGAAAATTTACACACGGGACTTAAGATGGTGGAAAATGTCAAGCTAGAGTCAGGGCTAGGATACGATATCCTAATATAGAGGGCTAATGAAATTGATTTTGTGAAGTAACTCCTAATATGAACACCTCATATCTAACTTGCAATCAACATCCTTTATATTTTGTTGCCCTACTATTTGGAAAGGAGTCAAACGACCAAATGTGAGTATTCTGAGTGAAGAAATGAAGCAATGCATTTTCAACATACAATCATGATTACATGTTTAACAGCACTAAAGACCCCCATTAAAGCACA from Pyrus communis chromosome 9, drPyrComm1.1, whole genome shotgun sequence harbors:
- the LOC137744782 gene encoding uncharacterized protein, whose amino-acid sequence is MVSKTEETQLNRLENQVDNGGGGAWEYLCLVRKLKVRRSEKVLKYGLSILNDLKKRSSLGTEEWTLYEQVAIAAMDCQSLNVAKDCIRLLRKAFPESKRVGRLEAMLLEAKGSWAEAEKAYSSFLEENPLDQVIHKRRVAMAKAQGDTSGAIEWLNKYLEIFMADHDAWRELAEIYVSLQMYKQAAFCYEELILSQPTVPLHHLAYADVLYTVGGSENLQTAKKYYASVIDLTGGKNVRALFGINLCTSAIGQLAKGRNKEDKESLELQSLAATALEKHYKQRAPDKLSLLTTALKSLKVSS